The Methanoplanus sp. FWC-SCC4 genome has a window encoding:
- a CDS encoding quaternary amine ABC transporter ATP-binding protein has protein sequence MEDQDPEKTDIIINSTIIKVHNVSKVFGTKPKNALKFIEKGLSKKQIFEKTNHIVALKNVSFEVFKGETFVIMGLSGSGKSTILRCLNRLIEPTKGTIEIADKNITQLSKDELIEARRHLTGMVFQNFALLPNRSIIDNVAFGLEIQGMPEEKRNEQAKEALKLVGLEGYEDNYPGQLSGGMKQRVGLARALASSPEILLMDEAFSALDPLIRRDMQDELIEIRDRLDKTIIFVTHDLDEALKLGDRIALMKDGEIIQIGTPEEILTSPENEYVERFVEDVNISRVLTAKDVMKKPEPLVGINAGPNVALHLMKEFGISSTYVVGKNRRLEGLIMVDDTVIAAKEKKELHEIIIRDIPVVRPDTPLNEVIPIIADSRYPVAVTDETGKMKGIIVRGSVLAALGGKEAEI, from the coding sequence TTGGAAGATCAGGATCCGGAAAAAACGGACATTATTATTAACAGCACAATTATAAAAGTACACAATGTTTCTAAGGTTTTCGGCACAAAGCCAAAAAATGCATTAAAATTTATTGAAAAGGGATTGTCCAAAAAACAGATTTTTGAAAAAACAAATCATATTGTTGCTCTGAAAAACGTATCTTTTGAAGTATTCAAAGGTGAAACGTTCGTCATAATGGGTCTTTCAGGATCAGGAAAATCAACAATACTAAGATGCCTGAACAGACTGATAGAGCCAACAAAAGGAACAATTGAGATTGCTGACAAGAATATTACACAACTCAGCAAAGATGAACTAATTGAGGCAAGGAGACACCTGACAGGCATGGTTTTTCAGAATTTTGCACTCCTGCCTAACAGAAGCATAATTGACAATGTTGCATTCGGCCTTGAAATACAGGGTATGCCTGAGGAAAAAAGAAATGAACAGGCAAAAGAGGCACTAAAGCTCGTTGGTCTTGAAGGATATGAAGATAATTATCCTGGACAGCTTTCAGGCGGAATGAAACAGAGAGTGGGACTTGCAAGGGCTCTTGCAAGTTCACCAGAGATTCTCTTAATGGATGAAGCCTTCTCAGCACTTGATCCGCTTATCAGAAGGGATATGCAGGATGAACTTATTGAGATTAGAGACAGACTGGACAAAACAATAATTTTTGTAACACACGATCTTGACGAAGCCCTAAAACTCGGTGACAGAATTGCCCTGATGAAAGACGGGGAGATAATCCAGATTGGAACTCCCGAGGAGATTCTGACCAGTCCTGAGAATGAATATGTCGAGAGATTTGTCGAAGACGTCAACATATCAAGGGTTCTTACAGCAAAAGACGTCATGAAAAAACCCGAACCACTCGTCGGAATAAATGCAGGACCAAATGTTGCATTACATCTGATGAAGGAATTTGGTATTTCGAGCACATACGTTGTCGGAAAAAACCGCCGTCTTGAGGGACTCATAATGGTGGATGACACAGTAATAGCTGCCAAAGAGAAAAAAGAACTTCATGAGATAATTATCCGCGACATACCTGTTGTCAGGCCGGATACTCCGTTAAATGAAGTCATACCAATCATTGCAGACAGCAGATATCCTGTTGCAGTGACTGACGAAACAGGAAAAATGAAGGGTATTATTGTAAGGGGCAGTGTTCTCGCGGCTCTTGGAGGAAAGGAGGCTGAGATATAA
- a CDS encoding ABC transporter permease: MSDIPKLPVGDAVEGIVEWIQQNLGWALDAITDFVSLLIDTTYLFLSMIPPALLMIIIAGLLALPGLRGKNIKKLNQKEIFTVLEIPVMAFLGMLLIWNLELWDSSVQTLALVIVATVISLVIGIPSGILTAKKSEFEKPVKIILDFMQTMPSFVYLIPAVIFFGLGEVPGVIATVIFSMPPAIRLTSLGIKQIPKELSEVADAFGATPLQKLSKVEIPVAMPTIMAGVNQCIMLALSMTVIASMIGAQGLGYLVLYGIQRVDIGTGFEAGLAIVIIAIILDRLTQSIAYSETPAH; this comes from the coding sequence ATGTCAGATATTCCAAAACTTCCGGTAGGGGATGCTGTTGAGGGTATTGTTGAATGGATCCAGCAAAATCTTGGCTGGGCTCTGGATGCAATAACAGATTTTGTATCGCTTCTTATAGATACAACGTATTTATTTCTGAGTATGATACCCCCGGCTTTATTAATGATTATTATAGCCGGTCTTCTGGCTCTTCCGGGACTCAGGGGCAAAAATATTAAAAAATTAAATCAAAAGGAGATTTTCACCGTCCTCGAAATTCCGGTTATGGCTTTTTTGGGGATGCTTTTAATCTGGAATCTTGAATTATGGGATTCGTCTGTTCAGACACTCGCACTTGTAATAGTTGCAACAGTGATTTCCCTTGTCATAGGAATCCCCTCCGGAATTCTCACGGCAAAGAAATCTGAGTTTGAAAAGCCCGTGAAGATTATTCTGGATTTCATGCAGACAATGCCTTCCTTTGTCTACCTGATACCTGCTGTGATCTTCTTTGGTCTTGGAGAAGTTCCGGGTGTTATTGCAACTGTTATATTTTCAATGCCTCCCGCAATCAGACTTACAAGTCTTGGGATCAAGCAGATTCCAAAAGAGCTTTCTGAAGTTGCAGATGCTTTTGGTGCAACACCGCTTCAGAAACTTTCAAAAGTGGAGATTCCGGTTGCAATGCCGACTATAATGGCAGGAGTAAACCAGTGCATTATGCTTGCACTTTCAATGACAGTGATCGCATCAATGATCGGTGCACAGGGTCTTGGATATCTTGTTCTCTATGGTATCCAGAGAGTTGACATAGGAACCGGTTTCGAGGCAGGCCTTGCAATCGTGATAATTGCGATTATTCTCGACAGGCTTACACAGAGTATAGCATATTCAGAAACCCCGGCACATTAA
- a CDS encoding glycine betaine ABC transporter substrate-binding protein — MIDKKLLTGIVLVLAILAVISAGCTQSGDQSTKADKGKIIGIEPGAGIMIHTEEAIDTYGLDYTLVSSSSAGMASELTKAIKEEKWIVVTGWTPHWMFARYDLKYLDDPKGVYGGEEYIGTLARKDLKADKPGLYSILERFNWKAEDMESVMLSIEEGKKDTEAAQEWIDNNQETVSGWIGDIIGDGEKVSVGYVLWDSEIASTNVLKIVLEKAGFNVKISAVDAGPLYQAVADGDVDCTISAWLPATQASYYEKYEDDLVLVRKNLEGAKVGLVVPSYVTINSIDELNSVKDKFN; from the coding sequence ATGATTGATAAAAAATTATTAACAGGCATAGTGCTGGTACTGGCAATTCTGGCAGTAATCAGTGCAGGATGTACACAAAGCGGAGACCAGAGCACAAAAGCAGACAAAGGTAAGATTATCGGAATCGAACCAGGTGCAGGTATAATGATCCATACCGAAGAGGCAATCGACACATACGGCCTTGATTATACACTTGTATCAAGCAGCAGTGCCGGAATGGCATCAGAGCTTACCAAGGCAATTAAAGAAGAGAAATGGATAGTCGTCACCGGATGGACACCACACTGGATGTTTGCAAGATATGATCTGAAGTATCTCGATGATCCAAAAGGTGTTTACGGTGGAGAGGAGTATATCGGAACTCTTGCAAGAAAGGATCTAAAGGCAGACAAACCGGGCCTTTACTCAATTCTGGAAAGATTCAACTGGAAAGCTGAAGACATGGAGTCTGTCATGCTCAGCATTGAGGAGGGCAAAAAGGACACCGAAGCTGCACAGGAATGGATTGATAATAACCAGGAAACCGTTTCCGGATGGATCGGAGACATCATCGGTGACGGGGAGAAAGTCTCTGTCGGATACGTTCTCTGGGACTCTGAAATTGCAAGCACAAATGTCCTGAAGATTGTTCTTGAAAAAGCAGGATTCAATGTGAAGATTTCCGCTGTTGACGCAGGTCCTCTTTATCAGGCAGTGGCAGACGGAGATGTCGACTGCACAATTTCTGCATGGCTTCCGGCAACACAGGCAAGCTACTATGAAAAATATGAAGACGATCTTGTTCTTGTCCGCAAGAATCTTGAGGGTGCAAAGGTAGGCCTTGTTGTACCATCATACGTTACAATTAATTCTATTGATGAATTAAACAGCGTAAAAGACAAATTCAACTAA
- a CDS encoding sodium:solute symporter family protein has product MGIEVFVIAIYLISMLAIGFIVQRRGSVESAKGYLIANRNVGPVLIGGTLFATFWGGGTLLGGAGAAYQSHLLGTIADPWASGITLLLMAFFFVTILRKMKIASLGEMYYLRYGKRGAAVASILSLPTLIFWTAVQILAIGKILNVMVGLPAFESSLIAGAIVIIYTYLGGMLAVIWTDNIQMVLILIGLAILIPTGIVYVGGMDVIATHTPEDFWSFLPSDASPSGVDWSITGFLVWFAAWCGMGFGSLASLDISQRVFCARDDKSAKQGLALGAGLYWVAGIGPIFLGLLGIVMVQTGLMDPSVLASDPELIIPFLAKELLNPWLMALFVGSLMAAIMSTASSAIFASAAVISTDFVHGAVSDKSREQGDVLRFTRRLVVAIGLLCILISFIAPGLYDLMIFGFTLLFACLFWTLVCGLFWKKANTPGAVASMLSGFLTVLVGGAILSIQSGEITLVPADNEWMIFFTFVPVIMGGIAMFVVSLLTQKSHPPIPLRDSDGNILKWPELEEPQIERKDEGPRENYISAERADS; this is encoded by the coding sequence ATGGGAATAGAAGTTTTTGTGATAGCAATTTACCTCATCTCGATGCTTGCAATAGGATTTATTGTACAGAGAAGGGGTAGTGTTGAAAGTGCTAAGGGTTACCTTATTGCAAACAGAAATGTAGGCCCCGTACTCATCGGCGGCACCCTGTTTGCAACATTCTGGGGTGGAGGAACACTCCTCGGAGGTGCAGGCGCTGCATATCAGAGTCATTTACTTGGAACAATAGCGGACCCGTGGGCATCCGGGATTACGCTTTTATTGATGGCATTTTTCTTCGTGACGATTCTCAGGAAGATGAAGATTGCCTCACTTGGTGAGATGTATTATCTGAGATACGGCAAAAGAGGAGCTGCTGTCGCATCAATTCTATCCCTCCCGACACTGATATTCTGGACGGCGGTTCAAATTCTTGCAATCGGGAAGATACTGAATGTGATGGTCGGACTCCCTGCTTTTGAAAGTTCACTTATTGCGGGAGCAATTGTAATAATTTATACCTATCTTGGAGGAATGCTTGCGGTTATCTGGACTGACAATATACAGATGGTTCTTATTCTCATCGGTCTTGCAATTTTAATCCCCACAGGCATTGTATATGTTGGCGGTATGGACGTTATTGCGACACACACACCCGAGGATTTCTGGTCATTCCTTCCCTCAGATGCATCTCCGAGCGGAGTTGACTGGAGCATCACGGGATTTTTGGTGTGGTTTGCTGCCTGGTGCGGTATGGGATTTGGAAGCCTTGCATCGCTTGACATCTCACAGCGTGTATTCTGTGCGAGGGATGATAAGTCTGCAAAACAGGGTCTTGCACTTGGTGCCGGACTCTACTGGGTTGCGGGAATCGGCCCGATCTTCCTTGGGCTCCTGGGCATTGTAATGGTTCAGACCGGACTTATGGACCCTTCGGTTCTGGCATCCGATCCTGAACTTATTATTCCGTTTCTTGCAAAGGAACTTTTGAATCCCTGGCTTATGGCACTCTTTGTAGGTTCACTGATGGCGGCAATTATGTCAACTGCAAGTTCTGCAATTTTCGCATCTGCGGCGGTTATCTCAACAGATTTCGTACACGGTGCCGTTTCTGACAAATCACGGGAACAGGGCGATGTGTTAAGATTTACAAGGCGCCTTGTTGTTGCCATCGGACTGCTCTGTATCCTGATAAGTTTCATTGCACCGGGACTTTATGACCTGATGATTTTTGGATTCACCCTGCTGTTTGCATGCCTTTTCTGGACTCTTGTATGCGGCCTTTTCTGGAAGAAGGCAAATACTCCCGGGGCAGTTGCATCAATGCTGTCAGGATTTCTGACGGTTTTGGTAGGAGGAGCCATCCTTTCAATCCAGTCAGGCGAGATTACACTTGTACCTGCTGACAATGAGTGGATGATCTTCTTCACCTTCGTGCCGGTGATTATGGGCGGTATTGCAATGTTTGTCGTATCACTTTTAACACAAAAGAGCCACCCGCCGATTCCGCTCAGGGACAGTGACGGGAATATCCTCAAATGGCCGGAACTCGAAGAGCCTCAGATTGAAAGAAAGGATGAAGGCCCAAGAGAGAACTACATATCTGCCGAAAGGGCGGATAGCTGA
- a CDS encoding PAS domain-containing protein, giving the protein MSDFSADGETISKLMGIIRRHSKGISTSGISRESGLNRNSVSKYLEILVILGHLDVNPIGNAKIYSVARRVPVVKLLDNVSDSVILIDSDEKINFLNNSYADLAKIKKDEFLSLSLDEANLPYFPTELYSLARGCIAGEKQDDLVRSYGIMGDLHLKFHFIPVVFGKGHKGAAVIIENISREKKLESSLHEINKKYFELFNSAEVCIILSDPSVESSSGKIIDANNFACNFFGLERDLLVGMNTGDLLHSLRPAKISGDCLLGADVISYEGLIKKKNSPDVKVSVDLHQFFNGIQNLEFFIIRDLTETGFNEDIKEKYEGKLKKITSTVTEFADAFDGGELYRTISRQLALTIPKSLVIVGIPWAGEYGSLFYFSDSMDYFEKDLDSIIRIYSPDLSDYSSKSSCGSLVCLNDIIRNTVLSETPEGNQEELFSILNMYRIYLSVFTCCESHSGSIMVCLPGDKEIAPGDPISEFIRFSSLIAARNAEVEILKAEKSVFEKKLLYLRKNLIRINDVTNSEVVARVYAERAFQERVDLLFGCFEIMDFSVAGVDQEGKIRQINTIFSSVLGYDENEALEKSWAELLFRDEAFDEALYFQQRSSDRFSKKPVFSGSVICRDGSVKDMVWVGFGLLNGMSGEKPFFLIGEEAPGDSILKLFGY; this is encoded by the coding sequence ATGTCTGATTTCAGTGCTGATGGAGAAACCATTTCAAAGCTGATGGGTATAATCCGCCGTCATTCAAAAGGCATATCAACATCAGGGATTTCGAGGGAGTCAGGGTTAAACCGTAATTCTGTCTCCAAGTACCTGGAAATCCTTGTGATTTTAGGTCACCTTGACGTAAATCCCATCGGGAATGCTAAAATCTATTCTGTGGCAAGAAGAGTTCCTGTTGTTAAACTGCTGGATAATGTTTCAGATTCTGTAATTCTCATTGACAGTGATGAGAAGATAAATTTTCTGAATAATTCCTATGCAGATCTTGCAAAGATAAAAAAGGATGAATTCTTATCTTTAAGTCTTGATGAGGCAAATCTGCCATATTTTCCTACTGAACTTTACTCTTTGGCAAGGGGATGCATTGCCGGCGAAAAACAGGATGATTTAGTCCGTTCTTACGGTATAATGGGTGATTTGCATTTAAAATTTCATTTTATCCCTGTTGTTTTTGGAAAAGGGCACAAAGGTGCGGCCGTAATAATTGAGAATATCTCACGGGAAAAGAAACTTGAATCATCTTTACATGAAATCAATAAAAAGTATTTTGAGCTTTTTAACAGTGCCGAGGTCTGCATTATTTTAAGTGATCCCTCTGTTGAGAGTTCTTCAGGGAAAATTATTGATGCAAATAATTTTGCCTGTAATTTTTTCGGACTCGAACGTGATCTTCTTGTCGGGATGAATACCGGAGATCTGCTGCATAGTCTGAGACCTGCCAAAATTTCAGGCGATTGTCTTTTAGGGGCTGATGTGATAAGTTATGAGGGTTTAATCAAGAAAAAGAACAGCCCCGATGTTAAGGTGTCTGTTGATTTGCATCAGTTTTTTAACGGGATTCAAAACCTGGAATTTTTCATTATCCGTGATCTGACAGAAACCGGGTTTAATGAGGATATTAAGGAAAAATATGAGGGTAAGCTTAAAAAAATTACCTCAACTGTTACAGAGTTTGCGGACGCTTTTGATGGTGGTGAACTGTACAGGACAATATCGCGTCAACTTGCGCTAACAATCCCGAAATCCCTCGTAATTGTCGGGATTCCGTGGGCAGGCGAATATGGTTCTCTGTTTTATTTTTCGGATTCAATGGATTATTTTGAGAAGGATTTGGATTCAATAATCAGGATATATTCTCCGGATTTATCAGATTACTCTTCCAAGAGTTCGTGCGGGAGCCTTGTATGTCTGAATGATATAATAAGAAATACTGTTTTAAGCGAGACTCCGGAGGGCAACCAGGAGGAGTTATTTTCAATATTAAATATGTACAGAATTTATCTCTCAGTTTTTACCTGCTGTGAATCACATTCCGGCTCAATTATGGTGTGCCTGCCGGGAGACAAAGAGATTGCTCCCGGAGACCCAATTTCTGAATTTATAAGGTTTTCATCTTTAATTGCGGCGAGAAATGCAGAGGTTGAAATCCTTAAGGCTGAAAAATCCGTTTTTGAGAAGAAGCTTTTGTATCTGAGGAAAAACCTGATCAGGATCAACGATGTCACAAATTCCGAAGTGGTGGCCCGCGTTTATGCAGAGAGGGCATTTCAGGAGAGAGTGGATCTTCTATTTGGCTGTTTTGAGATTATGGATTTCTCTGTTGCTGGTGTTGATCAGGAGGGCAAAATCAGGCAGATCAACACAATATTCAGCAGTGTTTTAGGTTATGATGAGAATGAAGCCCTTGAGAAAAGCTGGGCAGAACTTCTTTTCAGGGATGAGGCATTTGACGAGGCTTTGTATTTTCAGCAGAGATCATCTGACAGGTTTTCTAAAAAACCGGTATTTTCAGGGTCTGTAATATGCAGGGACGGATCTGTTAAGGACATGGTATGGGTTGGTTTTGGTCTTTTAAACGGGATGTCGGGTGAAAAACCATTTTTCCTCATCGGAGAGGAGGCTCCCGGCGACTCAATTCTGAAACTTTTCGGGTATTGA
- a CDS encoding HEAT repeat domain-containing protein: MKEIKEMIEKRDISGLIEILMDKDIYKSTCAMDSLCSFESEAVIPLAEKLESEDINQRWKAAMVLANIGKPAVETLLNAVENNSSGKRPATWALGEIGDTKTVPHLIKVLKEDKNEFDRVMAASALLRIGHEDGVREVTVARKKEGPDFNNALGEASRSQII, from the coding sequence ATGAAAGAAATAAAGGAAATGATTGAAAAGCGGGATATTTCCGGATTAATTGAAATCTTAATGGACAAAGACATCTACAAATCGACATGTGCAATGGACAGTTTGTGTTCATTTGAATCAGAGGCTGTCATACCGCTTGCAGAAAAACTCGAAAGTGAAGATATAAACCAGAGATGGAAAGCCGCAATGGTGCTTGCAAACATAGGGAAACCTGCAGTGGAAACGCTGTTAAATGCAGTTGAAAATAATTCCAGCGGTAAACGTCCTGCAACATGGGCACTCGGGGAAATCGGGGATACAAAAACAGTTCCACATCTTATAAAGGTATTAAAGGAAGACAAAAACGAATTTGACAGAGTAATGGCGGCCTCTGCACTTTTAAGAATAGGTCACGAGGATGGTGTCAGGGAAGTGACGGTGGCAAGAAAAAAAGAGGGCCCGGATTTCAATAACGCACTCGGAGAGGCAAGCCGCTCACAGATAATATAA
- a CDS encoding ubiquitin-like small modifier protein 1: protein MKVTIKSFATLRKLMDKELILEIKEGATVGDTIKELTQKYDGLFNELFESSGVIRPYVNILVNGKNIHFIDKLETKLKDEDIISLFPPIAGG from the coding sequence ATGAAGGTTACAATAAAATCCTTTGCAACACTGAGGAAATTGATGGATAAAGAGCTTATTCTTGAAATAAAAGAAGGAGCAACAGTAGGGGATACCATAAAAGAACTCACACAAAAATATGATGGTCTTTTCAATGAACTATTTGAATCATCCGGAGTAATCAGACCTTATGTAAATATACTGGTAAACGGAAAAAACATCCATTTCATAGATAAACTTGAAACAAAATTAAAGGATGAGGATATAATATCATTATTTCCCCCGATTGCAGGGGGATAA
- a CDS encoding DUF3658 domain-containing protein yields the protein MSPVVRHVSFSPSANGSLRFAFRDIPDYLFDSLNDDMSLGPINPYDVDKRMDFFLSILPEEESGKYIEVVKGETEKFWSESEKCCDKRILWFSRRSSSEYSGFLEYLSRADDLFDVEVVDLTEGIASEGLNDRYGRTISPYRYVPNSIAELRPEWLRGAVKLSRKLSERETEYYFSVWDKLKNENSSLRIISRGQLYSACDFVYDDFILKIVPPVWINAARVVGEALGLLSEEYANCGDTFIYSRLLFLLDSGIIEAKGDRKAMRSLNIRRII from the coding sequence ATGAGTCCTGTTGTGAGGCATGTGTCATTTTCCCCTTCAGCAAACGGAAGTCTCCGTTTTGCATTTAGAGATATCCCTGACTATCTGTTTGACTCTCTTAATGATGATATGAGTCTTGGCCCCATAAATCCTTATGATGTTGATAAAAGAATGGATTTTTTCCTCTCAATCCTGCCGGAAGAAGAATCTGGAAAATATATAGAGGTTGTGAAGGGGGAGACTGAAAAATTCTGGTCAGAGTCGGAAAAGTGCTGTGATAAGAGAATTCTCTGGTTTTCAAGGAGATCATCCTCTGAATATTCAGGTTTTCTTGAATATCTCTCGCGTGCGGATGATCTTTTCGATGTGGAAGTCGTTGATCTTACAGAAGGTATTGCTTCTGAGGGCCTGAATGACAGGTATGGGAGAACTATTTCTCCATATAGATATGTTCCTAACAGTATAGCGGAGCTGAGACCTGAGTGGCTTAGGGGGGCAGTAAAACTCTCACGGAAACTGAGTGAGCGTGAAACGGAATATTACTTTTCTGTATGGGATAAGTTAAAGAATGAAAATAGCAGCCTGAGGATCATATCCCGTGGTCAGCTGTACTCGGCATGTGATTTTGTTTATGATGATTTTATTTTAAAAATTGTGCCGCCGGTATGGATAAATGCGGCAAGGGTTGTTGGCGAGGCACTTGGCCTCTTATCAGAGGAGTACGCAAACTGCGGAGACACCTTTATTTACAGCAGACTGCTTTTCCTTCTTGATTCCGGTATTATTGAGGCAAAAGGTGACCGGAAAGCTATGCGTTCATTGAATATAAGAAGGATTATCTGA
- a CDS encoding ion transporter, with protein sequence MKINSLKERTYEILESLKEDDRTSRLFELFIVFLIFLNVLLLILESIETFAEQHLIFLALFSVFSLFVFSIEYLLRLWSCTVNPSYKNPVFGRLKWALTPYALIDLIVILPFYLLVFFGVDLTGLVILRVFRLFKIIRYSESINTIIRVVKAEKDTLITTYFVLFIVLIVAATMMYQFENAAQPEVFSNIPDAMWWGVITLTTVGYGDIYPVTIGGRFFGAIIALIGIGIFALPAGILASGFSRHQEEFDKKKDEDEVYLCPHCKKEIMKNDLWHKK encoded by the coding sequence ATGAAAATAAATTCTCTCAAAGAGAGAACATATGAGATTCTGGAGTCATTAAAGGAGGATGATCGGACATCCCGGTTATTTGAATTGTTTATTGTATTTTTGATATTTCTTAATGTCCTATTATTAATACTTGAAAGTATTGAGACATTTGCAGAACAGCATCTTATATTTCTGGCACTATTTTCAGTATTCAGTCTTTTTGTTTTCAGTATAGAGTATCTGTTAAGGTTATGGTCCTGCACGGTCAACCCTTCATATAAAAATCCTGTTTTTGGAAGACTAAAATGGGCATTAACTCCCTATGCGTTAATTGATCTGATTGTAATACTGCCGTTTTATCTTCTTGTATTCTTTGGTGTGGATCTTACAGGGCTTGTTATTTTGAGGGTTTTTAGGCTTTTTAAGATTATAAGATATTCAGAGTCGATAAATACGATAATCAGGGTTGTAAAAGCAGAGAAGGACACACTGATCACAACATACTTTGTTCTTTTTATAGTTTTGATTGTGGCTGCAACAATGATGTACCAGTTTGAAAATGCCGCTCAGCCCGAGGTTTTTTCCAATATTCCTGATGCTATGTGGTGGGGAGTTATAACTCTTACAACAGTTGGATACGGTGATATATATCCGGTAACTATCGGGGGAAGATTTTTTGGGGCTATTATTGCATTGATCGGAATCGGTATTTTTGCCCTCCCTGCCGGTATTTTAGCCTCGGGATTTTCAAGGCATCAGGAAGAGTTTGACAAAAAAAAGGATGAAGATGAGGTCTATTTATGTCCACACTGCAAAAAAGAGATTATGAAAAATGATCTTTGGCATAAGAAATAA